The genomic stretch AGGTACACCGTTCTTGTCTCCGTAGTAATTATATTGCATGTTTATTTTATCTTCATGCAATGTGTTGCACTTGTAtattctatcaatggtatcaaagcctataCATTGAGAACGATGGGCCacgttttttattattattattattattattattattatattgttACACACATAGTAGAACCCTCCCTTCCTTTGGTTTTTAAGCTACATGTGTGCTTTCATGTTGCTATCCTCGTTGGCTAACTCTGTTTCTCTTAACCATGGGTTCAAGACATCACTGTATGTGGCaataaatgtttttttattttctcatgttttcttgtgtttttggtaagttatttatttatttttatttttttttggcaaaagaaaacttcaccattcccaaggtgaattttgaaattcaaaaatgaaaTCTTCTTTTGATGTAGGACATGCTAAGCACAAtgataatttcttttattttcttttcttctcttgactaccaaacacagcctcaaGGAAAGGAAACAACTTTGAATGATTTAAAACAGAGAATAAAATGattaaagaagaatgaaagaaagatgatgaagtgGATATTTTGTTGAAGGTGGTAGACCATTCTATACGGTCTATTAATTCTATTATGTTTAGTACATTAATGGGCCTTGTGGACCTATCTTGGGACTTGTTAaaccttttcttctttggaaGAGAACttgttaaattttaaaatggcttataaaagaaacTTGCATAATGGGTCTCTTAGTTATTAGGCCTATTGATTAATCCATTTGAATTTCTTTCATCTAGTATGGCCGAAAGGTTAAAGAGCCTTTGTTGCCATTGTGTAGTGCTATAGCAGATGATTTTAGTCTGAACTTTAAGAAATTAGGCCTAAGCTATTGAGACTTTTTTAAACTAAATTAAGTAATGGGTTTGTTTAAGAAATATTAATGGATTTCATTTTAGCTTCTTTTCTAAGCCAATCCACTACAAGATTACTAACTTGGGCTTTAAAATAATTCACTCTCGAATGGCAAATGTATACAGTtggaaccctttttttttaatcagttttACTGTGAGATTAGGTAATCATTGAGCATTATTGGCATCCTCGGACATAATAGAAAGCCAATGCATTATATCTTAGTGGGCCCCAAGGTCTACAGAATTCTAATCCAACATATTTTGTCTTTTAAAATTGGATTGTATCTGCCCTTATATTTATAAATTCAATGCCTGGAGTCATTTGTAAGACAGTAAACTACTATTTTACTTGAAAAACTTAGATggatttttcaaatcatttcCTATGCCTTGAAAAAGATGGATAAATTTTCTCTTAAGATTTTCATCATAACATCATGTCCAGGTTCCCACAATACTTATAAAATGTGTCGATCAGTAATGACTCAGTGAAGCCTTATATTCCTTATATGTATTTTAGTGAGCTCAGGCACATATTAAACTTAAGTTATTGGGCTTAAATTTCTCGTAAGTCTAATTTTTTGCTATTAAAATCTTGGTTTGCTATCccaattctatttattttttaaggacATGTAATAGGTTATGTCATTAAGATTTCTGAGTTGTCAGGTGAGTTCTCTTTGTTTTCTGCTTGGGAGTAGATTAGAAGAAGGAACCCTAAAGTTCCTTGTGGATCGGTTATTTGGTGCAAGAAATTGATGCCCCGACAAGTTACTTTTGGGTGGCGTTTTGTTCATGCAAAGCTCCCAACAGATGATGTAATTATGAAGAGAGGTGTTTCCCTTGCCTCAAGATGCGTTGTGTGTGGAGACGCAAGGGAATCTCTCGTTCATGTGTTCCTTCAATGTCCTTTCACCGTGCAGGTTTGGAAGGCTTTTGTGGATTGTTTTTGTATAATCTGACAAAGTCATGGATTGATAGAGAACCTATTATattggtggaaaaggaaaacaGAGTCAATTAACATAAAAGAGCCTTGGACGGTGGGCCTTGTGATTGTGTCAAATACCATTTGGTGGGAGTGAAATAACaggattttttaaaacaaatgtAGATCAGCCCTTCAGATATTTGACATGATTAAAGAGGATATTAGAGGTTTTAGTTTTAATACGGAAGGAGTGGTGAAATCAGTGAGGGATGTGTATTCTTGTACGAAATCAAGTCTTTCTATTGTGCCGAGCTCAAGAAATCAGATATTAGAATTATATTGGTGTAAGCCAAAGGTAAACTGGGATAACTTAATGCAGATGGGAGCTCTTTAGGCAACCCAGGAAGAGTTGGTGTAGGGGGCATGCTCCGAAACCACTTGGGGTAGGTGCTAATGGCTTTCAATGTTTTTCtgtgtaaaataaatttttgaagTGGAATTTGTAGCACTGGTGGAAGGTATTGCTAGAGCAAAAGAGATCGGAGTGGTGGTCCTATGGATCGAGTCTGATTCTGCAACGGTTGTTTCCTCGGTTGTTTCTAATAATATTCTGTGGTATGTTCTTCAAAAGCGGTGCTTCTTGCATGCTTTCCTTCAAAGTATATAATAGAAGATTACACATTGCTTCAGAGAGGTGAAGCCTGTGGTGGATTACCTGGATAAACAAGTGGCAAAGATAGGGAGGTCCAGCGATATGGTTTCTCTACCTTTTTCTGTGACAGAAGATCTTACCATGGATGCTATGACAAGGCGAAGTTATAGATTTAGTTAGTGATGAGATTGGTgttttcctgctgatggcaatgccaaaggtgggaagCATCTTTCTCTGGGTTTTTCACTTTTTCAGTTGTTGATGTGTTTGTGTAGTCTTTAGTTTGTTTCTCTtggttcttctttctttaatgAAATGACACTGATCttctagtttaaaaaaaaaaaaaggatcatttTGCTTCAGCCATGGATCCAAGTACGAAGTTCTTATCTCTAAAGTAATTGTATTGTCTGCTTATTTGATTGTCATGCAATGTGTTGCACATATGAATTCTATTAGCTCCCCCTTGATCTTCAGTCACAGGTCACCAGTCATCGCGAATGGAGTTGGAGAAGCAAGGGACGAAGGTTCCTCTCTCAGACAAAGTGAGCATTTGGGTGTTCCCATccgaaaaagggaagaagaattgGTTTGGGAGATTCGGGTaggttttgatttcatttatttatttatttactaacTTATATATCCTTATTAATTGTGTATTATACGTGTTTAATGTGTCATAAAATATGCACATTAATCTGTaatattttacccaaaaaaaatttgtattattGAACCTATATGGCAAAAAACACCTTTTTGAAAGAAACGTTTGGATATATAATAcgtgtatttattaactatgtTCTTGAACTGACCGTTTTCGATTTTAGACTAGAATCAGGTCATCAACACTTCTAAAACCTTAGATTTGGCTTAAACCTACATTGTAGTCATATCCTTTCTTCCCGTTAATtaaattctttctctctctcccactgcTGACAAACTTTCCTCTCTATGTGCCCACTCTCTGCCTCCCTCTGCCCTTTCCCTTCgcccctttctcctcctcatTCCATCAGGCCATGTGAGGACATGCTCCGCCAATCTAGATTATGGATTTAGTTATCAATATCAGTATTGATATTAGGTATGTACTAATCTTGATGGGCAATCACTTTTGCCCTAACTtctcgcaaaaaaaaaaaaaaaaaaaaaacacattttttactattttatcttgAATCAATATTCATAATCAATTCAGGTTGGTCAGATATCAATATCGGTTGGGTCTGGTTGACCCTAACTGGTCTTCTTAGTAGAATCACATTTCGATAACTACGATTCAATTCCGATTTCAATTTCTAAAATGAATTGAAAGctgattttttaattaaaatcctaaaatgaATTCCTCCATTAAACTATAATGAACatgatattttattattctttcatGGAGATTCTATGACTATAATGAACGtgatattttattattcttttatgaAGATTCTATGTGCCTCTATTTTTCCATGTGACCCTTTTTTTAATCCCCTCTATCAAAAGTCAACAtattaagacataatccaatcaTTCACTGTTGTTAGAATTTCACCATGATCTATAATATAGACCAAGAAACTCAAGTGATGCAAGCCCCCACCTCTCCTCATTCCTTATTTCATGGGTGTGGAGAtgggtttttcctttggctttgtGCTCTCTGTTTTGGTTATACTATTCTTTATCATATTCTTGTTACACAAGAAactcaatgacaacaacaataaactcCCTTGGTTAGGAGAAACACCTGCATTCTACAAAGCACAATAATCAGGGTTAGACTTAGGGCGGGTTAGGGTCGGGCTGGGTTTTTATGCTTTAATCTAGGCCCGGCCTAACCCCATatagggttgggtcgggttgaccctCATAGCAGGTAAGACAAGTTCAGGCTCAGGGCCGATTAGGACGAGTTCAGACCGtcagggctaaacttacacccctactaGTTATGGTCTTCTTCTCTGTTAAGGCTTTGATTTCTTTTTGCTTTTGCGGTTTAAAATCTGGTTTCAGTTATGAGCTTGCCGGTAACAAGTCCTTTCGGTTATCACCATTACGCTTCATATTTGAGAATTAATGTTAAGGGTAGAATGAAGTTGGTGTGGATGAGGTGGGGTGAAGGGTAGGGCTGGGCTGGGCGGAATGGATCATGATTTCAAAATTCGGATTGGACCGGGAAAACGTTCAGATTGGAACAATATGGTTGGAGACCAATCCCAAGTCTTAACCGATCGATTGATACAatttaagggtaaaattgtgataaaaattattattattattattttaaacttACCTTTCCAAGTTATAGGAGGACTCTCCTTGAAACTAAAGTCTCCATAGGACTCCTCGTAACTAATATAGAAACTCCACATTAGGACATTAAAGAGGTGTGCCTTTTACCTTCCTTTCCAAGTTGACGTTGCAATCTTCCCTACAAATAGTAACAAACCTACTTAACCTCCTGAACTTAACTATTTCTCCGAGAGTTGTCTTCAAAGATTGAGCTTAACAACTAATTCAtaatggttttagggtttaagaagaACTCGGCTCtattgatgatgaaggaagaagaagaacaaggaagAGACTGCAACTCACCATCTTCACCAACATTACCTGGAGATATCTTGTATGAGATCCTAACTCATGTGGCTCTAGATGATCTTCTCCGACGATGTAGATGGGTTTGCAGAAATTGGAATGCTCTCACACATGATTCTACTTTCAACCACTTGCATTGTCAAAGAACACAATCAGTTTCTGGTTTCTTTGTTCAGAATcttcagaaaaataaataccACACTAGCTTCCTCTCCATTGTAACCTCTCCAATTGCAATCTCTCTTGACTTTATGCCGACGACTAACCTTAAGATTGAAGCCTCTTCATATCAAGCACAAGGTCTGGTTTGCTGCATGAGTCAAGCTTATCATAACCCACCAAGGTATATTGTTATGTGGTTAGGTTTTTTAAAAGTGAAGACTGCATATGTTTGttagtttttttaatttttgttcacacattcaaaCAGGTACTATGTTTGCAAGCCTATCACAAGACAATGGAGAAGAATTCCCAACCCTAAGACTCGTTACTATACTGAAAAAATGGCAATTGTGGTAAAGAAATCGCAGCCGTTGCATTACAAGATCATTCGACTTTCAAGGTCTAAGAAGTATGGGGGTTTGCAGTGTGAGATATTTGATTCCAAGAACTGGGCATGGAGTATGCAGTTGGAGGATTTGAAGTTGCCTGGTTTAGCTCTAGAGTCTGAGATTCTTATGAATGGTTCTGTTCATTGGTTAACCTTTGAAGAACGAAAACAAATATTTGCTTTCGACATTGATAAAGCGAATTGGAGGCTAATCTCATTGCCTCAATCagaatcatcttcatcattagaagGAGAGGAAGTAGAAGCTATGAACATTGACTTTGAAGTTCACAAAAAATTGGTGAACTGTGAGGGTCATCTTGGGTTGTTATACACTACATGGACATGGATAGAGCTATGGGTGATGGAGGATTACTTGAAGGAgacatggaaaaagaaatacAGGTTGAGCTTGGAACCACTAAACCAGATTTTGGGTAGAGGGTATTCCCTCTTAGCATTGGACGCTATGGATACTATTTTGGTGGGGAGTTTTGAGAAGCTGATTTGGTACAATTGTACCCTTGGAATTACCACNNNNNNNNNNNNNNNNNNNNNNNNNNNNNNNNNNNNNNNNNNNNNNNNNNNNNNNNNNNNNNNNNNNNNNNNNNNNNNNNNNNNNNNNNNNNNNNNgaaaaggaaggaaagaataaGAATCTTGAGCTGGGTATGaaatagtttaggtcttgtttgggcttcagatttgtttttcaaaaatagacaGAATGATTTCCAATTTTTATTTGTGTTGTAGTTGTAAGGTTTTGTAAGGAACATTAATTATTGTTAAGATGATTATAATGAAAGAATTCCAAAGTCGTTTGATTGCTAGGGCAGGATTTTGAGCAGACAACACCAATTTTTCTATCAACTGATATAGTGAATTGTTTctcccatcccccccccccttacaAAGTCTTGCCAATTTGGTGGGACATCGCAGAATTTATGAAAGAAACTTATAACAGTGCTATGGGCATTTGAAATGGCATCCTCATCTCAACATGTCTGACCTTGCCTTTCGGTATCTCACTCCATTGTTGCAACCCCGCCCAATTTCACACCAGCCAAGTCTTTGACAACCTCCGCCACTCCCACAACCATCTGCACACCGCACCACCCCTACTCCATCGTTAAACCCACCCCTGCCCCATCGCCAAAAACCCAAACCGCCCAGCAGTTTATATGGTACTAGCAGTTTCCCGCTTCCTCCATTCCTTCTACCATTGTagttctagagagagagagagagagagagagagagagagagagagagagagagaggggtcacTATACACGATAAACACGAGAGTTATTTTACCTTCCTTTCTTTTGCATCCAAAATGGAGATGTAAAGGATATTTAAATGTCTGATTTTAGTTCACGTATCTAGGTTTGAATTTAGgtgatccaaaaaagaaaaaaaaaaaaaaaaaattNNNNNNNNNNNNNNNNNNNNNNNNNNNNNNNNNNNNNNNNNNNNNNNNNNNNCTTTCACAATTTTGGTTTGGATATTTCATAATGGTACCATGAGTGCTTTAGGGCATCCCTATGATATGTTTTCCAATTAGCTATACAATTACAACATGTCTTTGCTCAATAGACACAGAACACCCTTGCTTTAACCTGGTGCATCCAactaataagaaaaaattaagtagCTAATGATTATAAAGGCTTTTGAAGATTCATGAATAaattctagagaatgaggaaatgAGAATCATGAGACTAGACAACTGAGAGCATGAATTGAGAGTGAATCATATCCACCAAGGAAAAGAAGGTCCAAATTACACAAGTCAAGGATTTGAcggatggtaaaaaaaaatccaatcacaGAATATCCAGATCCGATCATATCCGATCCTTTTACATTCCTaatccaaatcaattttttattttttatttatttattttattgaaaggGCTAAGAACTCATAAATGGATCATAAGCTCTTCACCGTTGATTCAATACCAATAGAATCCTTTAAAAACAAAActttccaaattttggaaacaCCAGCCTTTACAGGAAAAATCTCAACCTTTGGTCAAGGAGGTTAATTCGCACACACTTAAATCCGACGGTTGTGGTTGCACATACTATAAATAGGTTCTTTACACATTAATCCTTTACTTCCTCTCCAAGATCACCATCTTTAAtatgaaggaagaaggaaaagaagagcaAAGAGACTGCAACTCACCATCTTTACCAACATTAATGTGGCACTTGGATGATCTTCTCCCGCAATGCAGATGGGTTTGCAGAGAACACAATCAATCTCTGGTTACCTCATTCAGTTCACAAAAATAGATATCATACCAGCTTCCTCTCAGCCTCTATATCAGCTATCTCTCTATAAAttatctcccccaccccccttccAATGTAAGCAACCACCCAAAGCAGGGAAGTAGTTTATTACTACAAATATTTAGCAGAAGGTAGAAGAGAGTTTTCActgagaagaggagagaaggaaagtgCACAAGCAGCGGCGTAGGATCAATTTCCATTccatcaaatctgtccaatGAATTGGTTACAAGCATATTCATAAATACGAAATTAAAAATTACCTACTTGTAAACAGGTTCGGCCACATACAAAGAGCTGCTCCTGAATCTCCTGTACACATCAGATCATAAAATGGATACTTTTCTGCCACCCATCTCTGAAACTTCACTTGAACAAAATTCCACCTTCTGGGATCATCAGGGTAGGACTGGAAGCTCCAATTTGTCGAAGGAAAAGAAACTGACACGCCCATGATCTACATGACAAAACTTCAAAGGAATACCATTGCACTTTTTCTCAAGGTTTTCAATCTCTTCTCTCAGTGGTGGTTGACCCCTACAAAAGAAACTGAAGATTGAGATGGTTTTATAATAGGACAAGACATGCAGGTTGATCTTttaaaaggaagaggaaaataaGGGAAACTAATCAAGGGAGAAAGCGATGGTGTGGAACCCAAGACCATAGTGCCCTTTTGCAAATAATGCACTGAATATATGTACCATATGATGAATTTCTCAACATACATAAAATTCATTCTATATGCCAGCAATTTCATTTCATATCTTTCCATATTTAATCTTTACTTGCATTTTTGAGATGCAAATGcagaaaaatcaacaaaaatgaCACCCGAAGATCATTCCAGGCAGGATAAACTGTAATGCTTAAAACCAAGTTATACTaggaaaataatgaaagaaatgaGAAGATACACAGATTCCAAGGTTTGCACACAAGATATATTAGACCTTGGGATAAATATTAGACCCATCAATACTTCAAGACAGGTACATGGCAAAGACGGAACAGAATGTCCTAAATCTGCCATGTGTATTGCCCACCTGGTTAAACAGAGGATAAAACTTGGATCACCAGGACAAGACTTTCTAAACTTGCTGTTGGGAAGATGCACATCAAAATCCAGCCCCACTTCATTAATATTCAAATCTTTAAACAGGCTAATGATGGAAAGTTCATCCTCTGATTTCCTATCTGCTACCTCATTGCTTTCTGTAGTGCCGTCAAGACAAGCAGAACCAGGGACACTCTTGACACTCTTCTCAGTCCAAGGGGCCCCATGTCGACTGACTATGTATCCCAGGGACCTTAAGTGTCTGTAAGCCTCAAAAGCCTCCCAATGACATCCATTATTGCCTTCTGCAACCTTCTCATATATATCTTTCAAGGAGACGACAGCATCATTTGCATCCAAGAGAACTAATGCCCCAATTTGAGCCAGATATCTGCAGTAGGATTACAAAATCAATCAGCCTCTGAATGTGCATTAACAAAAGCAAATGTAGGAAGAGTTTACATTTTCATCAATCACGCAAATACACCAAGGCATCAACAAGAACTCGAGTTTAAACATAAATGCTTAAAAGTTCCGTAATTAGAATTAAATCTAACAGTTGTATGTTTCATTGCTTCCCATGGTTACAAATGATCAATCTCAATCATCTAAAGACAACTTAATAGCCATAGAAGGAGCATAGTATAGAACTTTGTTTCATCAAACAACACCTCCTCGCACGTGcaggcacacacacacacacacggcTCTGCACGTGGCACCAAGGGGACACAAATCCCCTCGCACTTACCAAGGATCAAACACCCAACctcttggctctgataccatgttaaaacCGCTTATCCCAAAAGCATGAGCTATTAAGTAAGAGCTACACTAATGTAAATCAACACACAACAACATATCTGAAGatcatttttttccaaatccTCCCACcccaatttattttttccaaaaaaaaattacacaaaataCCTTCtgtctcaaaaaaaaatatgttcccATGGCCTATCATACAGCCCCAAATACAGGCAAGGGTACTGGCCTCTAAACATATCTCAAGTGAGCTGCAATATTAATTGCTTCCCACATCTAAATCCATCACATTATTAGGTAGTTGCCACTGTGTACCGGAAATCAGCACTGACTtcacctttaaaaaaaattctcggGCTCCAAGTCCATCATAGTGCCCAAAATACAGCAAAGGGCATTGTCTTCCGCACAAAACTAAAACGAGTCTCCACTTAAACTCATTACAGTATCTGgttaatgtagactagggtaggggtataaccaagtctcaatctgCAGGAACTTTCAAACCAAATAACAACTAAACAACCACCACAACAATCCACAGCAGACTAGTAGTAAACTGAGACAATAGATTATAATTCTGACAGTCGAAATCACTAATTCAGGAACACTGTAATTAGCTAACAGCCCAAGGAATTAATGATTTAAATCACCAAATTAAAAGACTAAACAATAGGTTATATAATCCAGCAGCCCTTCTACAAGACAGATCAAAAACCAGAActcaaatctgggcagaaaacACTATTGGCCACAACTGAAGAAAATCCCATGATAACTGAACCCATGCCTGATCAGCCTAAGATTGGGATCGAGTTCCCTTCTGGATGGGTCTAACACTCAACCCAAATTATAGGGCCATCAGATGGCCAGAACTCCCAACAATTAGGGGAGTAGAAGATAAAACAGAGAACCTCAACCCAGAAAATCTGTAGAGAGATCAGAGCACGTACCTAAGTGACTGAATGAAATTAAGAGCaataagaaaaaccaaaaatatgaagatccactcggacttctcgccaCAGAGtgtcaactggatcaaacaACGGTGTCTAAaccttgatcagacacaaggaaaccTCCACAAAGaccagcggcagcagcagcaacaactttttttcattaatcaaaattgTAGGCGTTGAGTATgagcccttctttatttataatgatggggggaAAGtgtttacaaaatagaaactcaaaagcTTCTAAAAATTGAGTTACTAAACTACTAACACGTAataactaaaactgaaaattgtaaacaactaaaattagaaactaacaatgactgaaattagaaactaatttaagacttgaaattaaaaactaaattagaaactaattaaggtAACTAATATCCCCATCAGTAGCCCAAACCATGGGCCAATAAACCAGATTTGGTCGACCCAATCAGCCACTAGGGtcgaccctcttcttccttcttgtgtAGACCTTCAGATCTGCATCACCGGTACTTGCCATTGTATACCATGAATCTCCATGACTTCACCCTTAAAATATTTCTCATGTTCGAGGCCCACCATACTACCCAAAATACACCAAAGGGCATTGTTTTCCAAACAATTCTTAAGTGAGCCACAATATTAATTACTTCCCACCTCTGTAAGAATCCATCACTATATCAGGTATATTTGCAATTCACATGACTTCACCTCAAATGCTCAAGCAGAATCTGTAATGAATATATAAATGGCATTTTCACATTTTATGTCGCTAACCTGTGGCAGATGGCTCCAACAGGTGACAGGAAAGGTACCTCCACATTTGCAAACTCGTGAGAAGAGGACCATCTCCTCCATATCATCACATACAACACTTATTCTTTGTAAGTTCCACCCACTGACAATAAGCGATCCACAGAGAATCTTAACAATCACAACAGCAAACCAAAAGATTGACCCAAGGTGGTACCAATGGGTTATAGATGATGTATGTGGAAATGAGGTATCACCAACACTGTAGAACAGGACTTCACCAAAAACAAcgtatccttttctttttcctcttcttcctgcaGACTGTTGTCCTGCTACCTGCGGACTTTTGTTCTGCCAGTACGGACTGTTTAGTCCTGCTTATAGATTTGTAACAGAGCAATAAATGATTTCTTGTCTGAATAGAAAATGCAACACATCATGGAATCCTTTCAGAATCAAATATTATTTAACCTTGTTGAAACTAGTTATGTTCTCTGGTCCAAATGTAAATTCAAATATTGCATTTAACTCCAGATTGCTAAAAGTCAGCTAAAATATTAACTTTTGATTctggcaaaagaaaaacaagggcTAATGACTCTTGAATAAGAACAGCACACCAAACTTAGCATGCTTGATGAATAGCTAGATTACATACTGACATGACCAGGAAGCTACCAAAATCTAGCTTTGATTGCTCAGCTTGCATCCTTCGTAGCTGGCAAAACATAAATTCATCCATTCATAAAGAGAATACAAACAAATGTAAAATGCACAGAGGTACACATGCAAGCAAATAAAGAAACATGTAAATTGTCATTTGAAAACGACCAACTAAAAAAAGGCTTCTAAAATAACTAGACAGCAAAGTAAAATAGAACAAAGGTTTTTtcattaaacaaaaaagaaataaaataaaaaacaaagatgCTATGATACCTACAGGATCTCCTCAATGAAGCAGTAGATTTTGCTTCTTCGAACTACTCCCAATGCTGTCCATATTCTACCCTTCGGTTCTATAACCTGTGCCATCCCCATCTCCGCATCCCAGCGAGCCTTGGATTTATTTTTCCTGCGGAAAATAATATAACAACATCAAGCTTTATAAACTTTCCTAGGTGGAAGCTGAGttaactctttttcttttcttttctttctccaacTCAAC from Macadamia integrifolia cultivar HAES 741 chromosome 14, SCU_Mint_v3, whole genome shotgun sequence encodes the following:
- the LOC122060830 gene encoding F-box protein At5g49610-like translates to MMKEEEEQGRDCNSPSSPTLPGDILYEILTHVALDDLLRRCRWVCRNWNALTHDSTFNHLHCQRTQSVSGFFVQNLQKNKYHTSFLSIVTSPIAISLDFMPTTNLKIEASSYQAQGLVCCMSQAYHNPPRYYVCKPITRQWRRIPNPKTRYYTEKMAIVVKKSQPLHYKIIRLSRSKKYGGLQCEIFDSKNWAWSMQLEDLKLPGLALESEILMNGSVHWLTFEERKQIFAFDIDKANWRLISLPQSESSSSLEGEEVEAMNIDFEVHKKLVNCEGHLGLLYTTWTWIELWVMEDYLKETWKKKYRLSLEPLNQILGRGCKVL
- the LOC122061170 gene encoding uncharacterized protein LOC122061170 isoform X4 yields the protein MIWRRWSSSHEFANVEVPFLSPVGAICHRYLAQIGALVLLDANDAVVSLKDIYEKVAEGNNGCHWEAFEAYRHLRSLGYIVSRHGAPWTEKSVKSVPGSACLDGTTESNEVADRKSEDELSIISLFKDLNINEVGLDFDVHLPNSKFRKSCPGDPSFILCLTSFFCRGQPPLREEIENLEKKCNGIPLKFCHVDHGRVSFFSFDKLELPVLP
- the LOC122061170 gene encoding uncharacterized protein LOC122061170 isoform X3, giving the protein MGMAQVIEPKGRIWTALGVVRRSKIYCFIEEILYLAQIGALVLLDANDAVVSLKDIYEKVAEGNNGCHWEAFEAYRHLRSLGYIVSRHGAPWTEKSVKSVPGSACLDGTTESNEVADRKSEDELSIISLFKDLNINEVGLDFDVHLPNSKFRKSCPGDPSFILCLTSFFCRGQPPLREEIENLEKKCNGIPLKFCHVDHGRVSFFSFDKLELPVLP
- the LOC122061170 gene encoding uncharacterized protein LOC122061170 isoform X2, yielding MEVENWATSSDGTADSDAYLQDTDDEEIHYKSGSFPKLQIRKNKSKARWDAEMGMAQVIEPKGRIWTALGVVRRSKIYCFIEEILYLAQIGALVLLDANDAVVSLKDIYEKVAEGNNGCHWEAFEAYRHLRSLGYIVSRHGAPWTEKSVKSVPGSACLDGTTESNEVADRKSEDELSIISLFKDLNINEVGLDFDVHLPNSKFRKSCPGDPSFILCLTRGQPPLREEIENLEKKCNGIPLKFCHVDHGRVSFFSFDKLELPVLP
- the LOC122061170 gene encoding uncharacterized protein LOC122061170 isoform X1, giving the protein MEVENWATSSDGTADSDAYLQDTDDEEIHYKSGSFPKLQIRKNKSKARWDAEMGMAQVIEPKGRIWTALGVVRRSKIYCFIEEILYLAQIGALVLLDANDAVVSLKDIYEKVAEGNNGCHWEAFEAYRHLRSLGYIVSRHGAPWTEKSVKSVPGSACLDGTTESNEVADRKSEDELSIISLFKDLNINEVGLDFDVHLPNSKFRKSCPGDPSFILCLTSFFCRGQPPLREEIENLEKKCNGIPLKFCHVDHGRVSFFSFDKLELPVLP